Genomic DNA from Deltaproteobacteria bacterium:
CGAGTGAAGCGAAGGGTCTCTCCGCGAGATGCTTCGCCGCACTCAGAATGGCACAGCCGACGGGTCGGACCAGCACGTATATGAACGTTGCGTATTGCTATTTAATCCGGCAGCGACTCGCCCGAGCCACCCATTTCTTTGGGGACATCTTTCCACTTGGGCAGGCCATCCTTGATACGTAGCACGGTGTCGCCATAGAAAACGTGCAGTGCAGGTTTAAACGGGAGATCTGGTAACACCGACGCATAGACATCGACCAAGCCCATTGGTGGATGGTCCGTGAACACATGGCCACCGCAGGTCTTGCACCACTTGCGAAAACTATTCGGTGTTTTGTTGTAGGTCGCGATGTTGTTTTCACCCTTGGTGACTTTAACGGCGTTAGGTGCCCAGAGGCTGAACCCGTTTACTGGTCCAGCCGACCAGTGGCGGCAATCCTTGCAATGGCAGTAGCCCATCGCGGCGGGATCGCCAGTGACAGTAAATTCCACTGCGCCACAAAAGCAACTTCCTTTGTACGTCGCCATATCGAATCCTCCTGTGCGTACGGCCTAAACGTTACAATCGTAGGTTATCTTGCTGATTGCCAGAGGAGTTGCAATGGCCCTGGCGTCGCTGGCTGCTCAACCGACGCCGTCAATACGCACTCAACCCGCCATCGACCGGAATCATCGCGCCGGTGGTGAAGCTGGCCTCATCGGACGCGAGATAGAGCGCGAGGTTGACCACTTCCTGTGAGGTGCCAAAGCGCTTGATCAGATGCATATCACCGAGTTGTTTCCAGAGCGCTTCCTTATTTTCCATATTTTCGATGTACGTGCGCGGCATCGGGGTATCAATCGCACCAGGGCAAATGACGTTCACGCGGAT
This window encodes:
- a CDS encoding GFA family protein gives rise to the protein MATYKGSCFCGAVEFTVTGDPAAMGYCHCKDCRHWSAGPVNGFSLWAPNAVKVTKGENNIATYNKTPNSFRKWCKTCGGHVFTDHPPMGLVDVYASVLPDLPFKPALHVFYGDTVLRIKDGLPKWKDVPKEMGGSGESLPD